A region of Chloracidobacterium sp. DNA encodes the following proteins:
- a CDS encoding serine hydrolase, whose protein sequence is MLKEILRLDEHRKDDRIIANIMKKITSILAIVFVFQLFVYSQTIDEKIKEIDDYANTVMTTWKGPGMAIAVVKDDKVVMAKGYGVRELGKPDKVDENTLFAIASNSKAFATAALAILVDEKKIAWNDKVSKYLPDFQMYDPWVTNELTIRDILSHRVGLDTFSGDLLWYDTTYSTDEMLRRVRYLKPVSSFRSRYGYQNLMYIAAGRITEKVSGKPWAEFVKERILTPLAMNRTTLSVRDMKDNFAMPHNESGGTLRPLPVGFLDEAIGAVRLNSSVADLSKWIRLQMGKGTFEGKKIFSSEQSWQMWSPHTLQSISEAAAKNNPTRHFSAYGLGWGMYDYQGRKIINHSGGLDGMLSFTVLIPEENVGFVVLTNNESPSFQIMMAKIRDVFVNAPKRDWNEEAKTVMATNKANDAAEAKKIDDARVLNTKPSLDLKNYAGTYTSQMYGDVTIAEEDGKLVMRMVPAPNFVADLDPWHFDTFQIRWRPSVNYNFPRGFVTFTIDKDGKTDQLKIDQPNNDFWFYELDLKRSK, encoded by the coding sequence TTGCTTAAAGAAATATTGCGGCTCGACGAGCATCGCAAAGATGATAGAATTATTGCCAATATTATGAAAAAGATCACCTCAATTCTCGCTATTGTTTTCGTTTTTCAGCTTTTTGTCTACAGCCAGACCATTGACGAAAAAATAAAGGAGATCGACGATTACGCCAACACTGTCATGACCACATGGAAAGGCCCGGGCATGGCTATTGCCGTCGTTAAAGACGACAAAGTAGTCATGGCAAAGGGCTACGGTGTTCGCGAACTCGGCAAGCCGGACAAGGTGGATGAGAATACGCTGTTTGCCATTGCGTCAAATTCTAAGGCGTTTGCGACGGCGGCTCTCGCCATTCTTGTTGATGAGAAAAAGATCGCCTGGAACGATAAAGTCTCGAAATACCTGCCAGATTTTCAGATGTATGACCCGTGGGTCACAAACGAATTGACGATCCGCGACATCTTGAGCCATCGCGTCGGTCTCGACACATTTAGCGGCGATCTGCTTTGGTACGACACGACGTATTCGACGGATGAGATGCTGCGGCGTGTGCGTTATCTCAAGCCTGTTTCGAGTTTTCGCAGCCGTTACGGCTATCAAAATCTGATGTACATCGCTGCGGGCAGAATCACCGAAAAGGTTTCGGGCAAGCCATGGGCGGAGTTTGTTAAGGAACGAATTCTGACGCCACTTGCGATGAACAGAACGACGTTGAGCGTCCGCGACATGAAGGACAATTTCGCAATGCCGCATAACGAATCTGGCGGTACTTTGCGACCTTTGCCGGTTGGATTTCTTGATGAGGCGATTGGCGCCGTGCGTCTCAATTCATCGGTAGCGGACCTGTCGAAATGGATACGCCTACAGATGGGAAAAGGAACATTTGAGGGCAAAAAGATATTTAGCAGCGAGCAAAGCTGGCAAATGTGGTCGCCGCATACTTTGCAGTCTATCTCGGAAGCTGCGGCAAAAAACAACCCGACGCGGCATTTCAGCGCTTATGGCTTGGGCTGGGGAATGTATGATTATCAGGGCCGCAAGATCATAAACCACAGTGGCGGACTCGACGGAATGCTCTCCTTCACTGTGCTGATACCGGAAGAGAATGTTGGTTTTGTCGTACTGACCAATAACGAATCTCCGTCATTCCAGATAATGATGGCAAAGATACGTGATGTTTTTGTAAACGCTCCGAAACGCGACTGGAACGAAGAAGCAAAAACTGTGATGGCAACAAATAAAGCAAATGATGCAGCCGAGGCCAAAAAAATTGACGATGCCCGTGTGTTGAATACCAAACCTTCACTCGATCTTAAAAATTACGCCGGAACCTACACAAGTCAGATGTATGGCGACGTAACGATCGCCGAGGAAGACGGCAAGCTTGTGATGCGTATGGTTCCGGCCCCGAATTTTGTCGCCGATCTCGACCCTTGGCATTTCGATACTTTTCAGATCCGTTGGCGACCGTCGGTCAATTACAATTTTCCACGTGGTTTTGTGACCTTTACCATCGACAAAGACGGCAAGACCGACCAACTAAAGATCGACCAGCCTAATAACGATTTTTGGTTCTACGAGCTTGACTTAAAGCGGTCTAAATGA